A window from Onychostoma macrolepis isolate SWU-2019 chromosome 07, ASM1243209v1, whole genome shotgun sequence encodes these proteins:
- the LOC131544504 gene encoding cytochrome b5 domain-containing protein 1, with the protein MRRPKYFTPKEVSVHNTLKDIWVSYLGKVYDLTPLLEECKGDVLLKPIAECAGKDISHWFDPKTKDILTHVDPLTGCIKYYTPRGRFLHIPPPCPRTDWANDFGKPWWKDNRYEVGLLSAKTRWIRIINTLTSQEQRLEVCSEETLDEILQRYLRYNSHAASYTWKHNGVNLDMSKTLSENGIPEEDEFYCGSPDCDLFSPSICLYFNDDLTEL; encoded by the exons ATGCGGCGCCCAAAGTATTTCACGCCGAAGGAGGTGTCCGTTCACAACACTCTCAAAGATATATGGGTGTCGTACCTGGGCAAAGTGTACGATCTGACACCGCTGCTGGAGGAGTGTAAAG GTGATGTGTTATTGAAACCTATCGCAGAGTGTGCAGGAAAGGACATCAGTCACTGGTTTGACCCAAAGACAAAGGAT ATTCTCACCCATGTTGACCCATTGACTGGCTGCATTAAATACTACACCCCTAGGGGGCGCTTTTTACACATACCCCCTCCCTGCCCTCGCACTGACTGGGCCAATGACTTTGGAAAACCGTGGTGGAAGGATAACCGCTACGAGGTTGGGCTGCTGTCTGCCAAAACACGCTGGATCCGCATTATCAACACTCTAACCTCCCAAGAGCAGAGGCTAGAG GTTTGCTCTGAAGAGACTCTGGATGAGATTCTCCAGCGATACCTGCGCTACAATTCCCATGCAGCAAGCTACACCTGGAAGCACAATGGCGTAAATTTGGACATGAGCAAGACCCTGAGTGAAAACGGCATCCCTGAAGAGGACGAGTTTTACTGCGGAAGCCCAGACTGTGACCTCTTCTCTCCATCCATATGTCTGTATTTCAACGACGACCTCACTGAACTCTAA